A genomic region of Streptomyces sp. R33 contains the following coding sequences:
- a CDS encoding helix-turn-helix transcriptional regulator, translating into MPDQPHADPPGIKSVRTTDVDVARDWLRAAYGTSLRMKAPAPHSSFWYTRTAAGPVSLSTLSLPTDYAYTTDPLGAVAITHVVSGRMARECADDVTEAGPGDVLAISQPHLPYAGRVQAAELRAVTVPLALLEQLAGRMPGGSARPLRFTRFTPASEALAAQWKRTVDYVEESIPALPVESEPLVIDAVARMLAATVLATFPNNARPEPVLADTRDATPETVRRAVAFIESEPDAEIGLGEMAAAAGVTPRALQYAFRRHLGTTPTAYLRRVRLALAHADLLAADPSRDTVTAIANRWGFHHQGRFSAAYRAAYGGPPRRTLAES; encoded by the coding sequence ATGCCTGATCAGCCACACGCGGACCCACCCGGCATCAAGAGCGTCCGGACAACCGACGTGGACGTCGCCCGCGACTGGCTGAGGGCGGCGTACGGAACGAGCCTGCGCATGAAGGCACCTGCCCCGCACAGCTCCTTCTGGTACACCCGCACCGCCGCCGGTCCCGTGTCGCTCAGCACCCTGTCCTTGCCGACGGACTACGCCTACACCACAGACCCCCTGGGGGCGGTGGCCATCACGCACGTGGTCAGCGGCCGCATGGCACGCGAGTGCGCAGACGACGTTACCGAAGCCGGGCCAGGCGACGTCCTCGCGATCTCGCAGCCCCACCTTCCCTACGCGGGCCGCGTGCAAGCGGCCGAGCTGCGCGCCGTGACGGTTCCGCTTGCCCTGCTGGAACAGCTCGCGGGCCGCATGCCCGGAGGGTCCGCCCGCCCGTTACGCTTCACCCGCTTCACTCCGGCCTCCGAGGCCCTGGCCGCTCAGTGGAAGAGGACCGTCGACTACGTCGAGGAGAGCATCCCGGCCCTGCCGGTGGAGAGCGAACCCCTTGTGATCGACGCCGTCGCCAGGATGCTCGCCGCCACCGTCCTCGCCACCTTCCCCAATAACGCCCGCCCCGAGCCCGTGCTCGCGGACACCCGGGACGCGACGCCGGAGACCGTACGCCGGGCGGTCGCCTTCATCGAGTCGGAGCCGGATGCCGAAATCGGCTTGGGCGAGATGGCCGCAGCCGCCGGCGTCACGCCGAGGGCCCTCCAGTACGCGTTCAGACGCCACCTCGGGACGACTCCGACGGCCTACCTGCGCCGCGTACGGCTGGCTCTCGCCCATGCCGACCTGCTCGCGGCGGATCCGTCGCGCGACACGGTGACGGCCATCGCCAACCGGTGGGGCTTCCATCACCAGGGACGCTTTTCCGCCGCCTACCGCGCCGCCTACGGAGGCCCTCCCCGGCGCACGCTGGCCGAATCCTGA
- a CDS encoding ice-binding family protein has product MASAALVPTLAHAAEAPVLLGTTASYGVLAGSTVTNTNPTVINGDLGLYPGTSVTGFPPGIVNGVIRVAPNAAAAQAKSDLVVAYDDAAGRGPGTILASDEIGGLTLTPGVYTAPASPPSLQLTGTVTLDGQGDPNSVFIFRIPSTLTTASSSSVAFINGANACNVFWQVGSSATLGTTTQFKGTILAMQSITLNNSAVIEGRALAREAAVTMDNNTITVPTCAVGPPGPSGPPGPTGAPGPTGAPGPTGAPGPTGAPGPTGAPGPTGAPGPTGSPGAPGSPGAPGPTGAPGPTGAPGPTGSPGAPGSPGAPGPTGAPGPTGAPGPTGSPGAPGSPGAPGPTGAPGPTGSPGAPGSPGAPGPTGAPGPTGSPGAPGSPGAPGPTGPAGPAGPVGPTGPAGPTGPVGPTGPAGPKGPRGDKGEKGHHGHDKDKDKDKDGHHDKDKDKGKGENGRHDHDKDEDGDHGKGENGKDDHDEGKPPWADFLPNSQDNDPGDEGPGDPGDEGPGDPGDEGPGQAARSVNFAHVSAATGQQPAGAGSSSGTGIMAASAAALAFVAGSVLFTMKRIRRGTATRQD; this is encoded by the coding sequence GTGGCGTCGGCCGCCCTGGTCCCGACCCTCGCCCACGCCGCAGAAGCTCCCGTTTTGCTGGGGACCACCGCCAGTTACGGGGTCCTGGCCGGTTCGACGGTCACCAACACGAACCCCACCGTCATCAACGGCGACCTGGGCCTCTATCCGGGCACATCGGTGACCGGCTTCCCGCCCGGCATCGTCAACGGAGTAATTCGCGTAGCCCCCAACGCCGCCGCCGCTCAGGCGAAGTCCGACCTCGTCGTCGCCTACGACGACGCGGCAGGCCGGGGGCCCGGGACCATTCTCGCTTCGGACGAGATCGGCGGACTGACGCTGACGCCCGGCGTCTACACGGCTCCGGCGTCCCCGCCGTCCCTGCAGCTCACCGGGACGGTCACCCTCGACGGCCAGGGCGACCCCAACTCCGTCTTCATCTTCCGGATCCCCTCGACCCTGACCACGGCTTCGTCGAGTTCCGTGGCCTTCATCAACGGAGCAAATGCCTGCAACGTGTTCTGGCAGGTGGGCAGCTCCGCCACCCTCGGCACGACCACCCAGTTCAAGGGCACCATCCTGGCCATGCAGTCCATCACGCTGAACAACAGCGCCGTGATCGAAGGCCGCGCCCTGGCGCGTGAGGCCGCGGTCACGATGGACAACAACACCATTACGGTGCCGACCTGCGCCGTTGGTCCTCCCGGTCCGAGCGGTCCTCCCGGCCCGACCGGTGCTCCCGGCCCGACGGGTGCTCCTGGCCCGACCGGTGCTCCTGGCCCGACGGGTGCTCCTGGCCCGACGGGTGCTCCTGGCCCGACGGGTGCTCCTGGCCCGACGGGTAGCCCCGGTGCTCCCGGATCCCCTGGTGCTCCCGGCCCGACGGGTGCTCCTGGCCCGACGGGTGCTCCTGGCCCGACCGGTAGCCCCGGTGCTCCCGGATCCCCTGGTGCTCCCGGCCCGACGGGTGCTCCTGGCCCGACGGGTGCTCCTGGCCCGACCGGTAGCCCCGGTGCTCCCGGATCCCCTGGCGCCCCCGGCCCGACGGGTGCTCCTGGCCCGACCGGTAGCCCCGGTGCTCCCGGATCCCCTGGCGCCCCCGGCCCGACGGGTGCTCCCGGCCCGACCGGTAGCCCCGGTGCTCCTGGATCCCCCGGTGCCCCCGGCCCGACCGGACCCGCAGGACCCGCGGGACCTGTCGGACCCACCGGGCCCGCCGGACCCACCGGGCCTGTCGGGCCCACCGGGCCCGCCGGACCCAAGGGGCCTCGCGGTGACAAGGGCGAGAAGGGGCACCACGGCCACGACAAGGACAAGGACAAGGACAAGGACGGCCACCACGACAAGGACAAGGACAAGGGCAAGGGCGAGAACGGCCGCCACGACCACGACAAGGACGAGGACGGCGACCACGGCAAGGGCGAGAACGGTAAGGACGACCACGACGAGGGCAAGCCGCCGTGGGCCGACTTCTTGCCGAACAGCCAAGACAATGATCCCGGTGACGAGGGTCCCGGCGATCCCGGTGACGAGGGTCCCGGTGATCCCGGTGACGAGGGTCCCGGCCAGGCGGCCAGGAGCGTCAACTTCGCCCACGTGAGCGCCGCCACCGGCCAGCAGCCGGCGGGGGCCGGCTCAAGCAGCGGGACCGGCATCATGGCCGCCTCTGCAGCAGCGCTGGCATTCGTCGCGGGCTCGGTCCTCTTCACCATGAAGAGAATCCGGCGGGGTACGGCAACCCGACAGGACTAG
- a CDS encoding helix-turn-helix domain-containing protein, translating to MSATVNPTVSRRRLGSELRRLREVSGMTAQQVAERLLISQPKISLLENGRRLVKPRDVRDLCVLYGVQDQRLIDHLMQLATEAGHQGWWNSYGDIPYGAYIGLEAEAAAIRLYEPLVVPGLLQTPAYARAVIAGTIPHVTPEQAAARLQVRLRRQDRLGAPRNPLRLWAVLDESALRRVVGSREVMRKQLAHLTHLGAQPHITLQVLPHDVGAHPGVSGQFSLLEFADATDASVVYLERFTSDLYLEKRSDVRLYSDMYAHLQAQALRLDSTRRFINEAMKAYAGPG from the coding sequence GTGAGTGCCACTGTCAATCCCACCGTCAGCAGGCGCCGGCTGGGGTCGGAGCTACGACGGCTCCGGGAGGTCAGCGGTATGACGGCACAGCAGGTGGCGGAGCGCCTGCTGATCTCCCAGCCCAAGATCAGCCTTCTGGAGAACGGCCGCCGCCTCGTCAAGCCGCGCGATGTGCGCGATCTCTGCGTGCTGTACGGAGTTCAGGATCAGCGGCTGATTGACCATCTGATGCAGCTGGCCACGGAGGCGGGTCACCAGGGCTGGTGGAACTCCTACGGCGACATCCCGTACGGCGCCTACATCGGTCTGGAGGCCGAGGCGGCCGCGATCCGGCTCTACGAGCCGCTGGTGGTCCCCGGCCTGCTGCAGACCCCCGCCTATGCCCGGGCGGTCATCGCAGGAACGATCCCTCATGTCACGCCCGAACAGGCCGCCGCACGCCTCCAGGTGCGGCTACGACGCCAGGACCGGCTGGGAGCCCCGCGGAACCCGCTGCGCTTATGGGCCGTACTGGACGAATCGGCGCTGCGGCGCGTCGTAGGCAGCCGCGAGGTCATGCGCAAGCAGCTGGCCCATCTGACCCACCTCGGTGCCCAGCCGCACATCACCTTGCAGGTCCTCCCTCACGATGTGGGTGCGCACCCGGGTGTCTCGGGGCAGTTCTCGCTGCTCGAGTTCGCCGACGCCACCGATGCGAGCGTGGTGTATCTGGAAAGGTTCACCAGCGACCTCTATCTGGAGAAACGTTCCGACGTGCGGCTCTACAGCGATATGTATGCGCACTTGCAGGCTCAGGCGCTGCGCCTGGATAGTACGCGGCGTTTCATCAACGAAGCCATGAAGGCGTACGCCGGCCCGGGATGA
- a CDS encoding PPOX class F420-dependent oxidoreductase, with the protein MSAALSGDLQKIIDDTPVFATVATIQPDGRPQLSVTWLGRDGDDLLISTTVGRRKEKNLRRDPRITVMINPHNAPYTYVEVRGTATVTREGGQELINELSRKYTGKDYADFNPASADDAERVVVRVTPDKVVGSL; encoded by the coding sequence GTGTCTGCCGCGCTTTCCGGCGATCTTCAGAAGATCATCGATGACACTCCCGTCTTTGCGACGGTGGCGACCATCCAGCCTGACGGAAGGCCGCAGTTGTCGGTGACCTGGCTCGGCCGTGACGGGGACGATCTGCTGATCTCCACGACGGTCGGCCGCAGGAAGGAGAAGAACCTGCGGCGCGACCCGCGCATCACTGTCATGATCAACCCGCACAATGCGCCGTACACCTATGTCGAAGTGCGAGGTACCGCCACCGTGACCAGGGAGGGCGGCCAGGAGTTGATTAACGAGCTCTCACGCAAGTACACGGGCAAGGACTACGCGGACTTCAATCCGGCCTCCGCCGACGACGCGGAGCGCGTCGTGGTCCGCGTCACCCCGGACAAGGTCGTCGGCTCGCTCTAG
- a CDS encoding DUF2199 domain-containing protein → MTSHIPSCSCCGDSLTHERRIDVGFNLPDAALSAPEEARHRPGPSALLRVDGAGSFIRCLLPIRLTHDTELVLGIWLEVDEATLRKAHDLWEDHGYADLAFRGMLANKIRPWGDDLLGVPFTARVADPEELPYLVAGHHPTAARVLEDIWDRDHVLSRFPHQLPVDVRTDLGDHWSIVRTAGLTARFADGADQFAGPDRSAAVTVFTDDTPGRTSDDFLSALLAGAPDKLPAQRLTEPLPGGLRHAFWLTPDDHGRERHEFYGFTVPASGTAAGLFCTHEDPVDLAWAQQVWRSLEWTDPS, encoded by the coding sequence GTGACCAGCCATATTCCCTCCTGTTCCTGCTGCGGCGACTCCCTTACGCACGAGCGGCGCATCGACGTCGGATTCAACCTGCCCGACGCTGCCCTCAGCGCACCCGAAGAGGCCCGGCATCGGCCCGGCCCCTCCGCGCTCCTCCGGGTTGACGGCGCCGGCTCGTTCATCCGCTGTCTGCTGCCCATCCGGCTGACGCACGACACGGAGCTGGTCCTGGGCATATGGCTGGAGGTCGACGAGGCCACGCTCCGGAAGGCGCACGACCTGTGGGAGGACCACGGTTACGCGGATCTCGCCTTCAGAGGGATGCTCGCCAACAAGATTCGCCCCTGGGGCGACGACCTGCTGGGCGTCCCGTTCACCGCCCGGGTCGCCGACCCCGAGGAGCTGCCCTACCTCGTCGCCGGCCACCACCCGACGGCCGCCCGGGTCCTGGAAGACATCTGGGACCGGGACCACGTCCTCAGCCGCTTCCCGCACCAGCTTCCCGTCGACGTCCGCACCGACCTCGGTGACCACTGGTCCATCGTCCGCACCGCAGGCCTCACCGCCCGGTTCGCCGACGGAGCGGACCAGTTCGCCGGGCCGGACCGCAGCGCCGCCGTGACCGTGTTCACGGACGACACCCCAGGGCGCACTTCCGACGACTTCCTGTCCGCACTGCTCGCCGGCGCGCCCGACAAGCTTCCCGCGCAGCGGCTCACCGAGCCTCTGCCCGGCGGCCTCCGCCACGCCTTCTGGCTGACCCCGGACGACCACGGCCGGGAGCGACACGAGTTCTACGGATTCACGGTGCCGGCCTCCGGCACCGCCGCCGGGCTGTTCTGCACCCACGAAGACCCCGTCGACCTCGCCTGGGCCCAGCAGGTCTGGCGGTCCCTCGAATGGACTGACCCGTCCTGA
- a CDS encoding CBS domain-containing protein, with protein MTTARDIMTPEPECIDAGSTVLEAARKLARLDVGALPICGTDHKLKGMLTDRDIVTKVLAVGKDPATCTAGELAQGEAVTIGADDDASEILRTMTEHHVRRLPVIDGHDLVGIIAQADVARALPDPQVGDLLEAISS; from the coding sequence ATGACCACCGCGCGCGACATCATGACTCCGGAACCTGAATGCATCGACGCCGGATCCACCGTTCTGGAGGCGGCCCGGAAACTGGCACGCCTCGACGTCGGCGCACTGCCGATCTGCGGCACCGACCACAAGCTCAAGGGAATGCTCACCGACCGGGACATCGTTACCAAGGTCCTTGCGGTCGGCAAGGACCCGGCGACTTGCACGGCGGGCGAGCTCGCACAGGGCGAGGCCGTCACGATCGGCGCCGACGACGACGCCTCGGAGATCCTTCGCACCATGACCGAGCATCACGTACGCCGTCTGCCAGTGATCGACGGCCACGACCTGGTCGGCATCATTGCCCAGGCCGACGTGGCCCGCGCCCTGCCCGACCCGCAGGTGGGCGATCTCCTCGAAGCGATCTCCAGCTGA
- a CDS encoding ATP-dependent DNA ligase — MTLDPPVEPMLAQAVESVPGPGVLGELAFEQKFGGYRALLFTPTAPDGKLLLQTRRGSLIQDRFPDLVAAADKLPAGLVLDGELVVWDTKAGRLSFEGLQHRSAARGRSARGLAASLPAFFIAFDILQQDGHELTGYPYRQRRLRLEALFAGHRLATPWTVCPMTTDLIKAQQWLESWTDISGVEGIVVKAMNQPYRPGHRGWYKLRRRNTTEAIIGAITGILIRPQLLLLGRRDAEGHLRPIGRTAPLRAEMARLVGGNVTAADTGHPWEGRRFASAWGSRDTLEVTLVHPELVAEISADTALDRGGVFRHPVRFKRLRLDVTVEEVPLFSVDPS, encoded by the coding sequence GTGACGCTGGATCCGCCGGTGGAGCCGATGCTGGCGCAGGCCGTGGAGTCGGTGCCAGGCCCAGGTGTGCTGGGCGAGCTCGCGTTCGAGCAGAAGTTCGGCGGTTACCGGGCGCTGCTGTTCACCCCCACCGCGCCGGACGGCAAGCTGCTGCTGCAGACCCGGCGCGGGTCGCTGATCCAGGACCGGTTCCCCGACCTCGTCGCCGCAGCGGACAAGCTGCCCGCCGGCCTGGTCCTGGACGGGGAGCTCGTCGTCTGGGACACGAAGGCGGGCAGGCTGTCGTTTGAGGGCTTGCAGCACCGCAGCGCTGCCCGCGGCCGCAGCGCGCGCGGGCTCGCTGCCTCCCTGCCCGCGTTCTTCATCGCCTTCGACATCCTGCAGCAGGACGGACACGAGCTGACCGGCTACCCCTACCGGCAACGCCGCCTCAGGCTAGAAGCCCTGTTCGCCGGGCACCGGCTGGCGACGCCCTGGACGGTGTGCCCGATGACGACGGACCTGATCAAGGCGCAGCAGTGGCTGGAGTCGTGGACCGACATCTCCGGGGTCGAAGGCATCGTGGTCAAAGCCATGAACCAGCCCTACCGGCCCGGGCACAGAGGCTGGTACAAACTGCGCCGCCGCAACACGACAGAAGCGATCATCGGAGCGATCACCGGCATCCTGATCCGACCCCAGCTCCTCCTGCTGGGCCGCCGCGACGCCGAGGGCCACCTCCGCCCGATCGGCCGCACGGCACCACTCCGTGCCGAGATGGCACGCCTGGTCGGGGGCAACGTGACCGCGGCCGATACCGGACATCCCTGGGAAGGCCGCCGGTTTGCCTCGGCGTGGGGCAGCCGGGACACCTTGGAGGTGACCCTCGTACACCCCGAACTGGTTGCGGAGATCAGCGCCGACACCGCCCTCGACCGGGGCGGCGTCTTCCGTCACCCGGTCCGCTTCAAACGGCTGCGCCTGGACGTGACCGTGGAGGAGGTGCCGCTGTTCAGCGTAGACCCCAGCTAG
- a CDS encoding hemerythrin domain-containing protein: MDAIVLLRDDHKTVEKLFKRFEKTGDDDVAERRTIADEVIEELTVHAWVEERIFYPAAREAAPETTDHILESIEEHHAVVWMLSELKNMDPADERFKAKMSVLMENVRHHVEEEEQEWFPQVRKAMGRKRLTELGDQLEAEKNKAPRDPLAVPSAASK; this comes from the coding sequence ATGGACGCGATCGTGCTGCTGCGCGATGATCACAAGACGGTCGAGAAGCTGTTCAAGCGGTTCGAGAAGACCGGTGACGACGATGTCGCCGAGCGGCGGACGATCGCCGACGAGGTGATCGAAGAGCTCACCGTGCATGCGTGGGTCGAGGAGCGCATCTTCTATCCCGCCGCCCGTGAAGCCGCCCCCGAGACCACCGATCACATTCTCGAGAGCATCGAGGAACACCACGCCGTCGTATGGATGCTCTCCGAGCTGAAGAACATGGATCCCGCCGACGAACGCTTCAAGGCGAAGATGAGCGTCCTCATGGAGAACGTCCGCCACCACGTCGAAGAGGAAGAGCAGGAGTGGTTCCCGCAAGTCCGTAAGGCGATGGGCCGCAAGCGGCTCACCGAGCTCGGCGATCAGCTCGAAGCCGAGAAGAACAAGGCCCCGCGTGATCCGCTCGCCGTCCCCAGCGCAGCCAGCAAGTGA
- a CDS encoding DUF6766 family protein translates to MNGDRRRGGFWRDNSLTLAFGGAFFIVLAGQAFAGHAGFNEDLATDGLQQLTLGEYLMSSDFAVDVTENWQSEFLQFFLYIFGTVWLLQRGSPESKELHKAGPESDQEQRIGDHAHADSPRWAGTNDWRQRLYSRSLGTVMALLFVLSWLAQSIAGTAAYNERQLRDLLPPVSWGGYLASADFWNRSLQNWQSELLAVAAMAILSVYLRQRGSPESKPVGAPHTSTGVEG, encoded by the coding sequence GTGAACGGCGACCGCCGCCGGGGCGGGTTCTGGCGGGACAACAGCCTCACTCTGGCCTTCGGGGGCGCGTTCTTCATCGTCCTGGCCGGCCAGGCCTTTGCCGGCCACGCCGGGTTCAACGAGGACCTCGCCACCGACGGACTCCAGCAGCTCACCCTCGGCGAGTACCTGATGTCCTCGGACTTCGCCGTCGACGTGACCGAGAACTGGCAGTCGGAGTTCCTGCAGTTCTTCCTCTACATCTTCGGCACCGTCTGGCTCCTCCAGCGCGGCTCGCCCGAATCCAAGGAACTCCACAAGGCAGGACCGGAAAGCGACCAGGAGCAACGCATCGGCGACCACGCCCATGCCGACTCACCCCGCTGGGCCGGCACCAACGACTGGCGCCAACGCCTGTACTCGCGATCCCTGGGCACCGTGATGGCCCTGCTCTTCGTGCTGTCCTGGCTCGCCCAGTCCATCGCCGGCACGGCCGCCTACAACGAGCGGCAGCTGCGCGACCTCCTGCCCCCGGTGTCCTGGGGCGGCTACCTCGCCTCCGCCGACTTCTGGAACCGATCGTTGCAGAACTGGCAGTCGGAACTCCTCGCCGTGGCCGCCATGGCCATCCTCTCCGTCTACCTGCGCCAGCGCGGCTCCCCGGAATCCAAGCCCGTCGGCGCCCCCCACACCTCCACCGGAGTCGAGGGCTGA
- a CDS encoding IS256 family transposase, with product MADKDEAAASVAGDKTVDEVVERLLDKADSSGAALLGEGGLLTEITKAVLERALEAEMSEHLGYERGDSAGHGSGNSRNGTSPKRVLTDAGAVTLAVPRDRNGEFEPRLVPKNARRLAGFNDRILSLYARGMSVRDIRSHLAQIYGVEVSPDLISKVTDAVIDELVTWQNRPLDAVWPIIYIDALWVKIRSGSVTSKPVYLAVGVDMDGRKDVLGLWVGAEGEGATTWMAVLSELRNRGIEDVCIVVCDGLKGLPDAVTATWPKATVQTCVIHLTRASLRLSSVRDHPKLVPALRAIYTAPTETAAEQALDAFEASDLGERYPAIVRTWRSAWPEFTPYLAFPPAIRTVVYSTNMVESINSRLRKATRNRGHFPSEQAALKVLYLAVREQINPKARDANHVAPHWKEALNQFSLFFEDRLSIQ from the coding sequence ATGGCAGACAAAGACGAAGCGGCCGCGTCCGTGGCCGGCGACAAGACGGTCGACGAGGTGGTCGAGCGGCTGCTCGACAAAGCTGACTCCTCGGGAGCGGCCCTGCTCGGCGAGGGCGGGCTCCTGACGGAGATCACCAAGGCTGTTCTGGAGCGGGCTCTGGAAGCCGAGATGAGTGAACACCTCGGCTACGAACGCGGAGATTCCGCAGGTCACGGCTCTGGAAACTCCCGGAACGGGACGTCGCCCAAGAGGGTCCTGACCGATGCCGGCGCCGTCACTTTGGCGGTGCCCAGAGACCGCAACGGTGAGTTCGAGCCGCGTCTGGTCCCGAAGAACGCCCGCCGGCTGGCGGGATTCAACGACCGGATCCTCTCGCTCTACGCGCGCGGGATGAGCGTGCGCGACATCCGCTCCCACCTCGCCCAGATCTACGGAGTCGAGGTCAGCCCAGACCTGATCAGCAAGGTCACCGACGCCGTGATCGACGAGCTCGTGACCTGGCAGAACCGGCCCCTCGACGCGGTCTGGCCGATCATCTACATCGACGCATTGTGGGTGAAGATCCGTTCTGGCTCGGTGACATCGAAGCCGGTTTACCTGGCCGTCGGCGTCGACATGGACGGCCGCAAAGACGTCCTCGGCTTGTGGGTTGGAGCCGAGGGTGAAGGCGCGACCACGTGGATGGCGGTGCTGTCGGAACTGCGGAACCGGGGTATCGAGGACGTGTGCATCGTCGTCTGCGATGGTCTGAAAGGCCTGCCCGACGCCGTCACCGCGACCTGGCCCAAGGCCACGGTCCAGACGTGCGTGATTCACCTGACCAGGGCCTCGCTCAGACTGTCGTCCGTGCGGGACCACCCGAAGCTGGTGCCGGCTCTGAGAGCGATCTACACAGCGCCGACCGAGACGGCCGCCGAACAGGCCCTTGACGCGTTCGAGGCCTCTGACCTGGGCGAACGCTACCCGGCGATCGTGCGGACCTGGCGGTCGGCCTGGCCGGAGTTCACTCCCTACCTGGCGTTCCCACCGGCCATAAGGACGGTGGTCTACTCCACGAACATGGTCGAATCGATCAACTCGCGGCTCCGCAAAGCCACCCGCAACCGCGGCCATTTCCCCTCGGAACAGGCAGCGTTGAAGGTCCTCTACCTCGCAGTCCGCGAGCAGATCAACCCCAAAGCGCGCGATGCCAACCACGTCGCCCCACACTGGAAGGAAGCGCTGAACCAGTTCTCACTCTTCTTCGAGGACCGGCTCAGCATCCAATGA
- a CDS encoding phosphatase PAP2 family protein — protein sequence MHAPLLHPQRPAQPGRASPGHLNDAYHASPWPAPMQELRPLSPALQRRQAMRSGANHNSRGMALARAARSSFPSGHAAAAVAFAAAAPSWPLAAAACAVPTLLVGLERIHAGAHHPSDVAAGTVIGLASAALVRAAPRLERV from the coding sequence ATCCACGCCCCGCTGCTCCACCCGCAACGTCCCGCCCAGCCGGGCCGGGCCAGCCCGGGCCACCTCAACGACGCGTACCACGCCTCGCCTTGGCCTGCCCCGATGCAAGAACTGAGACCTCTCAGCCCCGCTCTGCAACGCAGACAGGCGATGCGATCTGGAGCAAATCACAACTCGCGAGGCATGGCCTTGGCCCGAGCAGCTCGCTCCTCCTTCCCATCCGGGCACGCCGCTGCTGCCGTCGCCTTCGCCGCCGCCGCTCCCTCGTGGCCACTGGCCGCCGCCGCGTGCGCCGTCCCTACGCTCCTGGTGGGACTCGAACGGATCCACGCCGGGGCGCACCACCCCTCCGACGTCGCAGCAGGCACCGTCATCGGCCTGGCCTCCGCCGCCCTCGTCCGCGCGGCGCCACGCCTGGAGCGTGTCTGA
- a CDS encoding helix-turn-helix domain-containing protein: protein MRCVKGHRLRGVAALHAPPAPLDRRGRLGAPGRVFAHPLAGSPESYVRVLGCHVAFDARENAITVANEDLDRRRPPVRSGAQRPAPGLRRPAPAPAVRGRHVAERVGQRLEHAALAGAGHEAPAKELNLSVRTLRRALHTEGTAWRALLDAARHGRTRRLLETTALPLDRIAPLSGLSGATALVRASHGGRACLPGRTATGTGPRLRIAAGPTAGEERSPPSGAGRPP, encoded by the coding sequence ATGCGGTGCGTGAAAGGCCACCGCCTGCGTGGAGTGGCGGCCCTCCACGCACCGCCCGCCCCGCTGGATCGCCGGGGACGACTGGGCGCCCCTGGCCGTGTCTTCGCCCACCCCCTTGCGGGGTCGCCAGAGTCCTACGTCCGCGTCCTCGGCTGCCACGTCGCCTTCGACGCCCGGGAAAACGCGATCACGGTCGCCAACGAGGACCTCGACAGGCGCCGGCCCCCTGTACGATCCGGCGCTCAACGCCCTGCACCGGGCTTACGCCGACCGGCTCCTGCACCAGCTGTCCGAGGTCGCCACGTCGCCGAGCGCGTAGGGCAGCGGCTGGAACACGCCGCACTCGCGGGAGCGGGCCACGAGGCTCCCGCCAAGGAGCTCAACCTCAGCGTCCGGACCCTGCGCAGGGCCCTGCACACGGAGGGCACGGCGTGGCGCGCGCTCCTGGACGCGGCCCGCCACGGCCGGACCAGGCGGCTGCTGGAGACCACAGCCCTGCCGCTGGACCGGATCGCCCCCCTCTCCGGTCTGAGCGGCGCGACGGCCCTGGTCCGTGCCTCACATGGTGGGAGGGCATGCCTCCCGGGGCGTACCGCAACCGGCACCGGCCCGCGGCTCCGGATCGCGGCGGGGCCGACGGCGGGTGAGGAAAGATCACCACCGTCAGGCGCCGGGCGGCCGCCTTGA